A DNA window from Paenibacillus andongensis contains the following coding sequences:
- a CDS encoding beta-galactosidase, whose amino-acid sequence MYRKLYHGAAYYPELWDEAVIEQDIKLMKETGINVVRIGEFAWSKIEPEEGKIDIRFFVEMINRLYENGIETVMCTPTPTPPIWLSYGHPERMYVDEHGNVMGHGSRQHACTNNAYFRERAAIMTGQLARAVGRLPGVIGWQIDNEFKAHVSSCMCETCKGLWHRWLEERYGSIDELNAAWGTQIWSEYYHSFEQVPQPGHAPFLHNSSLSTMYQLFSMEKIAEFSDEQAAIIRNYSNASITHNSSVAFHVDNERLFQNLDFASFDTYAAANNTPAYLINCDLWRNFKKGRAFWIMETSPSFSASLENYATPHPNGYLKAEAVAAYALGAEAFCYWLWRQQRTGCEQPHGSVISAWGKPTVGYQNVIEVEQARKEIESLLLASKPSQAEIAITYSDRSKAFLKTEPHTKLNHRGLVTAFYERFLAMGIHRDLIPEGADLDGYKLLFTPFIHYVSSDYLSRAKQFVQEGGIWVVGPLTGGRTEHHTIHTDAALGALEDLAGVETLYTYPLDGTGTIGQAFGISAPLGMWSAVYEPKESKSMGMITEGLTPNYAFITEKRLGKGKIVMLGSMPMGEEGDVMLKKLIGHYAVEADVLLRTDVTQGTIVAPRQGNGYTIWVIINMDGNGGNVTIPQEGFDALKQQPVFPGKLEIGKYEYRIIQFSADFPK is encoded by the coding sequence TTGTACAGAAAATTATACCATGGGGCGGCTTACTATCCTGAGCTTTGGGATGAAGCGGTGATCGAGCAGGATATCAAGTTAATGAAAGAAACAGGAATCAATGTTGTCCGGATTGGAGAGTTTGCTTGGTCGAAAATAGAACCGGAAGAAGGGAAGATCGACATTCGCTTTTTTGTTGAAATGATCAACCGACTGTATGAAAACGGCATTGAGACTGTGATGTGTACGCCAACTCCCACACCTCCGATTTGGTTATCGTATGGTCATCCAGAGCGTATGTATGTTGATGAGCATGGAAACGTGATGGGGCATGGGTCAAGGCAGCATGCTTGTACAAATAACGCCTACTTTCGAGAAAGAGCGGCGATAATGACAGGGCAGCTTGCACGGGCTGTCGGGCGTTTACCAGGTGTCATCGGTTGGCAGATTGACAACGAGTTTAAGGCTCATGTTAGCAGCTGTATGTGTGAAACATGCAAAGGTTTATGGCATCGATGGTTAGAAGAGCGCTACGGCTCGATCGATGAATTGAATGCAGCGTGGGGAACACAAATTTGGAGCGAATATTACCATAGCTTTGAGCAAGTGCCCCAGCCGGGACATGCACCGTTTCTTCATAATTCCTCTTTGAGTACGATGTACCAACTATTCTCAATGGAGAAGATTGCAGAGTTTTCAGATGAGCAAGCGGCTATTATACGTAATTATTCAAATGCCTCCATCACCCATAACAGCAGTGTTGCCTTTCATGTAGATAATGAACGCCTGTTCCAAAACCTTGATTTTGCTTCATTTGACACCTATGCAGCAGCCAATAATACGCCGGCTTATTTGATCAACTGTGATTTGTGGAGAAATTTCAAGAAAGGCAGGGCTTTCTGGATCATGGAGACGAGTCCGTCTTTCAGTGCATCGCTAGAAAACTATGCAACGCCTCATCCTAACGGATACTTGAAGGCAGAAGCCGTGGCTGCTTATGCCTTGGGAGCAGAAGCCTTCTGTTATTGGCTGTGGAGGCAGCAGCGGACCGGATGCGAACAACCTCACGGATCAGTGATCAGTGCATGGGGAAAACCAACGGTGGGATATCAAAATGTCATAGAGGTTGAACAAGCAAGAAAGGAAATAGAATCGTTACTTCTTGCATCCAAACCTTCTCAAGCCGAGATAGCCATCACCTATTCAGATCGCTCGAAAGCATTTTTAAAAACGGAGCCGCATACAAAATTAAATCATCGAGGACTTGTAACTGCATTTTATGAACGATTTTTGGCCATGGGGATTCATAGGGATCTTATTCCGGAAGGAGCGGATTTGGACGGGTACAAGCTATTGTTCACCCCCTTTATCCACTATGTGTCATCTGATTATCTGAGCCGTGCCAAACAATTCGTGCAAGAAGGGGGGATATGGGTGGTTGGTCCGCTTACTGGAGGGCGAACGGAACATCATACCATACATACGGATGCGGCATTAGGCGCATTAGAGGATCTTGCAGGTGTCGAAACACTGTACACCTATCCGTTGGATGGAACAGGTACAATCGGTCAAGCATTCGGAATATCGGCCCCATTAGGAATGTGGAGCGCAGTGTACGAACCGAAAGAATCGAAATCGATGGGTATGATCACGGAAGGATTAACACCAAACTATGCGTTTATCACAGAGAAGCGGCTAGGCAAAGGGAAAATCGTCATGCTGGGCTCGATGCCTATGGGCGAGGAGGGGGATGTGATGTTGAAGAAACTCATCGGACATTATGCTGTTGAAGCCGATGTTTTGCTTAGAACGGATGTTACACAAGGTACAATCGTCGCTCCGAGACAAGGAAATGGCTATACCATCTGGGTGATCATTAATATGGATGGAAACGGAGGTAACGTTACAATCCCTCAGGAAGGGTTTGATGCATTGAAGCAGCAGCCAGTATTTCCGGGGAAATTAGAAATTGGCAAGTATGAATATCGCATCATTCAATTTAGTGCAGATTTCCCAAAATAA
- a CDS encoding glycoside hydrolase family 88/105 protein, translated as MDIKQAIDRLVTRTFQMDMTWDWPAGVAFYGVGQAYLATGETKYLDQLQTWIDEQLEDGIPTLTVNAVSIGHTLLTLFEQTKSERYLDIAIQMAEFLRTDAVRFADGVFQHTVSQNYDFPQQAWVDTMFMAGYFQIRIGTLLRRNDWLEDGLRQYHAHERFLQDRETNLYFHGWDHIAQNNMSAVYWARGNSWAAYTMSEALHIVEVTHPSYMKIYDSLRDQLSSIVRLQSDDGLWHTVLNDPTAYEETSGSAGLAAGLIRYNEAIGAPMYNKYIQKAVPAILSKISNNGTVLDVSAGTAVMKDADGYKGVAHERIQGWGQGLALVFLSSLLTYKWVKDISQTE; from the coding sequence ATGGATATTAAACAAGCCATCGACCGCCTCGTAACCAGAACGTTTCAGATGGATATGACATGGGATTGGCCTGCCGGAGTCGCTTTCTATGGTGTAGGCCAAGCCTATCTAGCTACCGGCGAAACTAAATATTTGGATCAATTGCAAACGTGGATTGATGAACAGTTGGAGGACGGCATTCCTACGTTAACCGTCAACGCTGTATCCATCGGTCATACATTGCTTACCTTGTTCGAACAAACCAAATCGGAACGTTATCTGGATATAGCCATTCAAATGGCGGAATTCTTGCGAACGGATGCGGTTCGCTTCGCAGATGGCGTATTTCAGCACACCGTATCGCAAAATTACGATTTCCCGCAGCAGGCTTGGGTCGATACGATGTTTATGGCCGGATATTTTCAGATCCGTATCGGCACCCTGCTTCGTAGAAACGATTGGCTGGAGGATGGCTTACGGCAGTACCATGCTCACGAGCGTTTCTTGCAGGATCGTGAAACAAATTTGTATTTTCACGGTTGGGACCATATCGCCCAGAACAACATGTCCGCTGTCTATTGGGCGCGCGGCAATTCATGGGCGGCTTATACGATGTCCGAAGCGCTGCATATCGTAGAAGTTACACATCCGTCTTATATGAAAATATACGATTCGCTGCGTGATCAACTTAGCAGTATCGTCCGGCTCCAATCCGATGATGGTCTTTGGCACACCGTGCTGAACGATCCGACCGCTTATGAGGAAACATCGGGCTCTGCAGGTCTTGCCGCCGGATTGATTCGATATAACGAAGCCATCGGTGCCCCTATGTACAATAAGTATATTCAGAAAGCCGTGCCTGCTATATTATCGAAAATTTCGAATAACGGAACTGTGTTGGACGTATCGGCTGGAACAGCCGTGATGAAGGACGCCGACGGTTATAAAGGAGTTGCGCATGAACGGATTCAAGGCTGGGGACAAGGGCTGGCATTGGTATTCCTGTCTTCGCTTCTAACGTACAAATGGGTTAAAGACATATCCCAAACCGAGTAA